TACCCAACGACCAGGACCCGCATGACGACCAGGGCTGACAGCGCCCCGGCAGCAGCCCCCACGCACTGGGACGGCGGATGGCACTTGGCAGCCCAGCGGCTGGCATCGCCGAACTTCGGACCACGCCCCGTACAGGCCTCGGGGGTGGACCTGATCGTGGTGCACTCCATCAGCCTGCCCCCGGGTGAATACGGCGGCGGCACTGTGCAACAGCTGTTCACCAACACTTTGGACTGGGACGCGCACCCTTACTACCAGGGCATTCGCGGACTGCAGGTGTCCGCCCATTTTTTCATCGAGCGCACCGGTGCGCTGTGGCAGTTTGTGGATTGCGACCAGCGAGCCTGGCATGCGGGGCAATCGTTCTACCGAGGCAGGAGCCAGTGCAACGACGATTCCATCGGCATTGAACTGGAGGGCCTGGAGGGCCTCACCTTCGAGTCCGCCCAATACGAGACACTGGCCTGGGTCTGCCAGGACATTGCGCAGCGTTACCCCATCGAGCATATCGCGGGGCATGAACACATCGCCCCGGGGCGTAAGCTTGACCCCGGCCCGGGCTTTGACTGGTCCAGGCTGCAACAGGCCCTGGGCTGGCCAGCGCAGCGATTCCCGCAAGGCACACAGACGGGCCCGCAGCAGCTTCGCTGACGCCGCGCTTTCACTGTCGCACGGGCGCATCAAGGCAATTTTTTCTTTGTGCGTTCGCACATA
Above is a window of Acidovorax sp. KKS102 DNA encoding:
- the ampD gene encoding 1,6-anhydro-N-acetylmuramyl-L-alanine amidase AmpD, which codes for MTTRADSAPAAAPTHWDGGWHLAAQRLASPNFGPRPVQASGVDLIVVHSISLPPGEYGGGTVQQLFTNTLDWDAHPYYQGIRGLQVSAHFFIERTGALWQFVDCDQRAWHAGQSFYRGRSQCNDDSIGIELEGLEGLTFESAQYETLAWVCQDIAQRYPIEHIAGHEHIAPGRKLDPGPGFDWSRLQQALGWPAQRFPQGTQTGPQQLR